Proteins encoded within one genomic window of Bacillus sp. SM2101:
- a CDS encoding VOC family protein → MILGLHHAQITIPKGAEEEGKNFYCGILCLPEKEKPESLKGRGGFWVTVGDRDVHIGIEDGFDRLSTKAHLAYQVENISYWRNVLEQYNIQIIEGVPIPNFERFEFRDPFGNRVEMIQEI, encoded by the coding sequence ATGATCCTTGGTTTACATCACGCTCAGATAACGATTCCAAAAGGGGCTGAAGAAGAGGGAAAAAACTTTTATTGCGGGATTCTTTGTTTACCTGAGAAAGAAAAGCCTGAATCGTTAAAAGGACGTGGAGGGTTTTGGGTAACAGTAGGAGATAGAGATGTACATATAGGTATAGAAGATGGTTTTGACCGCTTATCAACAAAGGCTCATTTAGCTTATCAGGTAGAGAATATATCTTATTGGCGAAACGTGTTAGAACAATATAACATTCAGATCATTGAAGGAGTACCTATTCCAAATTTTGAGCGTTTTGAATTTAGAGATCCGTTCGGAAACAGAGTAGAGATGATTCAAGAAATTTAG
- the yhbY gene encoding ribosome assembly RNA-binding protein YhbY, translating into MLTGKQKRFLRSKAHHLTPIFQVGKGGVNENMNKQIGEALEARELLKISVLQNCEDDRNVVAEDIVNGTKAELVQIIGNTIVLYKESIDNKQIKLPS; encoded by the coding sequence ATGCTAACAGGAAAACAAAAAAGATTTTTACGTTCAAAAGCTCATCATTTAACTCCAATTTTTCAAGTAGGTAAAGGTGGGGTTAATGAAAACATGAATAAACAAATTGGTGAAGCACTAGAAGCAAGAGAACTATTAAAAATAAGTGTACTACAAAATTGTGAAGATGATCGCAACGTAGTTGCTGAAGATATAGTGAATGGTACAAAGGCTGAATTAGTTCAAATAATAGGTAACACGATCGTATTATATAAAGAATCAATAGATAACAAGCAAATTAAACTGCCTTCATAG
- a CDS encoding helix-hairpin-helix domain-containing protein produces the protein MEFLRKYQQYWFVALIILIILTGIVVNMITRPDETAIVDSSLPSFLEQQDKPIAESSTEVSHVIYVDIKGAVTSEGVYEMAEGSRVMDVIEQAGGALELADMSKVNLAQLVYDEMVLYVPKQGEEGYDLQYSLMEKEKDKVDLNRATMAELESLPGIGGKKAEAIISYREEYGSFQAVEDLLKISGIGEKSLEKLLEYVVVR, from the coding sequence ATGGAATTTCTAAGAAAATATCAGCAGTATTGGTTTGTTGCTTTAATAATTTTAATTATTTTGACTGGTATTGTTGTTAATATGATAACGAGACCTGATGAAACAGCTATCGTTGACAGTAGTTTACCATCTTTTTTGGAGCAACAAGACAAACCGATTGCAGAAAGTAGCACGGAAGTATCTCATGTGATATATGTCGATATAAAAGGAGCCGTCACATCGGAGGGCGTCTATGAAATGGCAGAAGGCTCTCGGGTAATGGATGTTATTGAACAGGCAGGAGGAGCATTAGAGTTAGCAGACATGTCTAAAGTAAACTTGGCACAATTGGTTTATGATGAAATGGTTCTTTATGTACCTAAGCAAGGGGAGGAGGGGTATGATTTACAATATTCATTAATGGAAAAAGAAAAAGATAAAGTAGATCTAAATCGTGCCACGATGGCTGAATTAGAATCTTTGCCAGGAATTGGAGGTAAAAAGGCTGAGGCGATTATATCGTATCGTGAGGAGTACGGCTCATTTCAAGCGGTTGAAGATTTGTTAAAAATATCTGGAATTGGTGAAAAATCATTGGAAAAGTTGCTTGAATACGTAGTAGTAAGGTAA
- a CDS encoding ComE operon protein 2: MERISWDQYFMAQSHLLALRSTCTRLAVGATIVRDKRIIAGGYNGSIAGGTHCIDEGCYVIDNHCVRTIHAEMNAILQCAKFGVPTEGAEIYVTHFPCLQCCKALIQSGIKAVYYANDYKNHPYALEMFKESNILVDQVEVDEMIIDLKNQEKLLFVTSLIKRLADEGLDNKEISKLHDETNKLFTSYV; encoded by the coding sequence ATGGAACGCATTTCATGGGATCAATATTTTATGGCACAAAGTCATTTACTAGCATTGCGAAGTACTTGTACAAGGCTTGCTGTAGGTGCCACAATTGTAAGGGATAAGAGGATAATTGCTGGTGGATATAATGGATCTATAGCAGGTGGCACACATTGTATTGATGAGGGTTGTTATGTAATTGATAACCACTGTGTGAGGACGATTCATGCAGAAATGAATGCTATTTTACAATGTGCTAAATTTGGGGTTCCTACAGAAGGTGCTGAAATTTATGTTACACATTTTCCATGTCTACAGTGCTGTAAAGCGCTCATACAGAGTGGAATAAAGGCAGTATATTATGCGAACGATTATAAAAACCATCCGTATGCACTAGAAATGTTTAAAGAGTCTAATATATTGGTCGATCAAGTTGAAGTAGATGAAATGATTATTGATTTAAAAAATCAAGAAAAACTGTTATTCGTCACCTCGTTAATTAAGAGGTTGGCTGATGAAGGTTTAGATAATAAAGAAATTAGTAAGCTACATGATGAGACAAATAAGCTGTTTACCTCATATGTGTAA
- the rsfS gene encoding ribosome silencing factor, whose amino-acid sequence MTNHDLLLLAAKGADDKRAEQIVALNMQGISLIADYFLICQGNSEKQIQAIAKEIKDLVEEQDYTVKRLEGYDEARWVLIDIGDVVVHIFHKDERSYYNLEKLWGDAQRVDLQQELSQ is encoded by the coding sequence ATGACAAATCATGACTTGTTATTACTTGCTGCCAAAGGTGCAGATGATAAAAGAGCAGAGCAAATTGTAGCTTTAAATATGCAAGGTATTTCACTTATTGCTGATTATTTTTTAATTTGCCAAGGGAATTCTGAAAAACAAATACAAGCAATTGCAAAGGAAATTAAAGATCTTGTTGAAGAACAAGACTATACGGTTAAACGACTCGAGGGCTATGATGAAGCTCGATGGGTTTTAATAGATATTGGAGATGTTGTAGTGCACATTTTTCACAAGGATGAAAGAAGCTATTATAATCTTGAAAAGCTTTGGGGAGATGCACAGAGGGTAGACCTACAACAAGAGCTAAGTCAATGA
- the yqeK gene encoding bis(5'-nucleosyl)-tetraphosphatase (symmetrical) YqeK translates to MKREEALQIVKEQLTEHRYLHTIGVMETALKLAKRYDCDQKQCELAAIFHDYAKFRSKEEMKKIIIEQKMNQNLLHFHNELWHAPVGAYLVQTEVGIEDLAIIDAIKYHTSGRENMTLLEKIIFLADYIEPGRHFPGVEEVRAIASQNLDDAVIQALHNTMMFLMNKKQLIYPGTLLTYNDLLMKKTEDQKYDKS, encoded by the coding sequence ATGAAACGTGAAGAAGCTTTACAAATTGTAAAAGAACAATTAACTGAGCATCGTTATCTACATACGATTGGCGTTATGGAAACTGCACTTAAATTAGCAAAGCGGTACGATTGTGATCAAAAGCAGTGTGAATTAGCTGCTATCTTTCATGACTATGCAAAATTTAGATCGAAAGAAGAAATGAAAAAAATCATCATTGAGCAAAAAATGAATCAAAATTTATTGCACTTTCATAATGAACTATGGCATGCACCAGTGGGGGCTTATCTAGTACAAACAGAAGTAGGTATTGAAGATTTAGCTATCATTGATGCGATAAAATATCATACTTCTGGTAGAGAAAATATGACTTTACTTGAAAAAATTATCTTTTTGGCTGACTATATTGAACCTGGCAGGCATTTTCCTGGTGTAGAAGAAGTAAGAGCTATAGCTTCTCAGAATTTAGATGATGCTGTCATTCAGGCTTTGCATAACACGATGATGTTTTTAATGAACAAAAAACAGTTAATTTATCCGGGTACATTATTAACGTATAACGATTTACTTATGAAAAAAACGGAGGACCAAAAATATGACAAATCATGA
- a CDS encoding M3 family oligoendopeptidase: protein MNNAYLDTWDLESIFKGGSDSEDLQNYIEQIEINMKEFQNAVQTFESPSSGNDVEGLHNLIHLFQSVAKKIRQTGAFVSCLQAQDTSDVKANILRGEITQLNAAFATITTHFDEHLVSISDEVWGQLLLDPLLAELSYVLTERRKRASEKLPIEQEELINSLSVDGYHSWGQMYNLAVGKMKIPFEVDGKLQNLSIGQAANQFSSKDKDTRESMFEKWEQAWGEQADFYSEILNHLGGFRLQVYNKRGWDDVLKEPLDINRMSKQTLDTMWSVITDLKQPFVDYLNRKAKLLNVEKLSWSDLDAPVGKTDSTVTYQEGAEFIIKQFGLFGEQITDFTQKAFNNRWIEAEDRSGKRPGGFCTSFPDSDESRIFMTFSGTPSNVSTLAHELGHAFHQHAMGDVHPLNQSYAMNVAETASTFAEMIVADAAVQQANSKEEKIALLEDKIQRSVAFYMNIHARFMFETAFYEERKKGMVSTKRLNELMLQAQKEAYCDSLEQYHPHFWASKLHFYITGVPFYNFPYTFGYLFSLGIYKKSQEEGKQFEEKYIALLQDTARMTVEELAHKHLGIDLTQRDFWEQAVKLSIEDVKQFMELTE from the coding sequence ATGAATAATGCTTATTTAGATACATGGGACTTAGAGTCTATTTTTAAAGGTGGAAGTGATTCTGAGGACTTACAAAATTATATTGAACAAATTGAAATAAATATGAAGGAGTTTCAAAATGCTGTACAGACATTTGAATCTCCTAGCAGTGGGAATGATGTAGAAGGTTTACATAATCTTATTCATCTCTTTCAATCAGTTGCAAAGAAAATTAGACAGACGGGTGCATTTGTAAGCTGTCTTCAGGCACAAGATACTTCTGATGTGAAAGCTAACATATTACGTGGTGAAATTACCCAATTGAATGCAGCTTTTGCAACGATTACTACACACTTTGATGAACATCTTGTGTCAATAAGTGATGAAGTGTGGGGTCAATTACTATTAGATCCATTATTAGCAGAACTGTCATATGTATTAACTGAACGCAGGAAACGTGCAAGTGAAAAGCTACCCATTGAACAAGAAGAGCTTATAAATTCTTTATCTGTTGACGGTTATCACTCTTGGGGACAAATGTATAATTTAGCTGTTGGTAAGATGAAAATCCCATTTGAAGTAGATGGAAAACTCCAAAATTTATCAATAGGTCAAGCTGCCAATCAATTTTCAAGTAAGGATAAAGATACAAGGGAGAGCATGTTTGAAAAATGGGAGCAAGCTTGGGGAGAGCAAGCTGATTTTTATAGCGAAATATTAAACCATTTAGGAGGTTTTCGCTTACAAGTCTACAACAAAAGAGGTTGGGATGATGTCTTAAAAGAACCGCTTGACATTAATCGTATGAGCAAACAAACATTGGATACGATGTGGTCAGTTATTACAGATCTTAAGCAACCATTTGTCGACTATTTAAATAGAAAAGCAAAACTGTTAAATGTAGAAAAACTAAGCTGGAGTGATTTGGACGCACCTGTTGGTAAAACTGACTCAACAGTTACTTATCAAGAAGGTGCAGAGTTCATCATAAAACAATTTGGCTTATTTGGGGAACAAATTACTGATTTTACACAAAAAGCATTTAATAATAGATGGATTGAAGCAGAAGATCGATCAGGAAAACGACCAGGTGGCTTTTGCACAAGTTTTCCTGATAGTGATGAATCTCGTATTTTTATGACTTTCTCTGGTACACCATCAAATGTATCAACTTTGGCACACGAGCTAGGACATGCTTTCCATCAACATGCGATGGGTGATGTACATCCACTAAATCAAAGTTATGCAATGAATGTTGCTGAGACAGCATCAACCTTTGCTGAAATGATTGTGGCAGATGCAGCAGTGCAGCAGGCAAATTCAAAGGAAGAAAAGATTGCTTTACTTGAGGATAAAATTCAGCGAAGTGTAGCCTTTTATATGAATATACATGCTAGATTTATGTTTGAAACTGCGTTTTACGAAGAGCGTAAAAAGGGTATGGTTAGTACAAAACGACTAAATGAACTAATGCTTCAAGCACAAAAAGAAGCTTATTGTGACTCATTAGAGCAATATCATCCGCATTTTTGGGCTTCTAAGCTACATTTTTATATTACAGGAGTGCCATTTTATAACTTTCCATATACATTTGGTTATTTATTTTCACTTGGAATTTATAAAAAGTCTCAAGAAGAAGGTAAACAATTTGAAGAAAAGTATATCGCTCTTTTACAAGATACAGCAAGGATGACTGTTGAAGAGTTGGCACATAAACACTTAGGAATTGATTTGACACAAAGAGATTTTTGGGAGCAAGCAGTAAAACTCTCTATTGAAGATGTCAAGCAATTTATGGAATTAACTGAATAA
- a CDS encoding class I SAM-dependent methyltransferase, translating to MTYNHFAYYYDRLMKDAPYDLWLKFAKENITKYRIGPKILDLACGTGELSIRLADEGFDVTGVDMSEDMLAVALEKSLSNKHSISFIQKDMKELSGFPLFDCVLIFCDSLNYLIEQQDVEQTFHHVYNQLEDGGLLMFDVHSASKISNYIATHTFAHHEEDISYIWQCFDGELANSVEHDLAFFVREEDTELYARYDETHTQRTFLIDQYEQWLVQAGFTVLSISGDFTVEPMNEQTERIFFVAKK from the coding sequence ATGACATACAATCATTTTGCATATTACTATGACCGCTTAATGAAAGATGCCCCCTATGATTTATGGCTGAAGTTCGCGAAAGAAAATATAACAAAGTATAGAATTGGTCCCAAAATACTTGATTTGGCTTGTGGTACGGGGGAATTATCCATCCGATTAGCAGATGAAGGATTCGATGTTACGGGTGTAGATATGTCAGAGGATATGCTAGCTGTAGCTTTGGAGAAGTCATTGTCCAATAAACATTCGATCTCATTTATACAAAAAGATATGAAGGAATTATCAGGGTTCCCGTTATTTGATTGCGTTCTTATATTCTGTGATTCTTTAAATTATTTAATAGAACAACAAGACGTTGAACAAACCTTTCACCATGTATATAATCAACTAGAAGATGGTGGTTTGTTAATGTTTGATGTTCACTCTGCAAGTAAAATCAGTAACTATATAGCAACACACACTTTTGCACACCATGAAGAAGACATTAGTTATATTTGGCAGTGTTTTGATGGTGAACTTGCGAATAGTGTAGAGCACGACCTAGCCTTTTTTGTGAGGGAAGAAGATACAGAGTTATATGCACGCTATGATGAAACTCATACGCAACGTACGTTTTTAATAGATCAATATGAACAGTGGCTTGTTCAAGCAGGGTTTACTGTACTGTCTATCAGTGGTGATTTTACCGTTGAACCAATGAATGAACAGACAGAAAGAATATTTTTTGTGGCAAAAAAATAA
- the yqeH gene encoding ribosome biogenesis GTPase YqeH: MENERISCIGCGVTIQTIDPDGIGYAPKGALNKGNIICKRCFRLKHYNEIQDVSLTDDDFLNILNGISKTDGLVVKIVDIFDFNGSWLPGLHRFVGNKNILLVGNKVDLLPKSVKHTKVINWMKQSAKELGLQPIDTYLISATKGHGVREVAEMIEQYRNGKDVYIVGCTNVGKSTFINQVIKEFSGDEDVITTSQFPGTTLDMIEVPLDDGSSLYDTPGIINHHQMAHFVDKRDLKIISPKKEIKPKVYQLNEGQSLYFGGLARFDFIKGNRTSFVCYVSNDLAIHRTKLENADDLYKKHAGDLLQPPRKEHVDEFPPLIAHEFTIKERKMDIVFSGLGWITIDEPGLTICAHVPKGVGVSIRKSLI; the protein is encoded by the coding sequence GTGGAAAATGAACGGATTAGCTGTATCGGCTGTGGCGTAACCATTCAAACAATTGACCCTGATGGAATCGGTTATGCACCAAAGGGTGCACTAAATAAAGGAAATATTATTTGTAAAAGATGTTTTCGGTTAAAACACTATAATGAAATTCAAGATGTATCCTTAACAGATGATGATTTTCTAAATATTCTAAATGGAATTAGTAAAACAGATGGATTAGTTGTGAAAATTGTTGACATCTTTGATTTTAACGGCAGCTGGTTACCTGGGTTACACAGGTTTGTGGGCAATAAAAATATTCTACTAGTCGGTAATAAAGTTGATTTATTACCAAAGTCTGTGAAACATACTAAGGTGATCAATTGGATGAAGCAATCAGCTAAAGAATTAGGCTTGCAGCCGATTGACACGTATTTAATTAGCGCTACAAAAGGTCACGGTGTGCGTGAAGTTGCAGAAATGATTGAACAATATAGAAATGGTAAAGATGTATATATTGTCGGTTGCACAAATGTAGGTAAATCTACATTCATTAATCAAGTAATTAAAGAGTTTAGTGGAGATGAGGATGTCATAACAACTTCTCAATTTCCTGGAACTACATTAGATATGATAGAAGTACCATTAGATGATGGCTCTTCTCTATACGATACACCTGGAATTATAAATCATCATCAAATGGCTCATTTTGTTGATAAGCGAGATTTAAAGATTATTTCGCCTAAAAAAGAAATCAAACCAAAGGTTTATCAGCTTAATGAGGGCCAATCTTTATATTTTGGAGGTCTAGCACGCTTTGACTTTATAAAAGGAAATAGAACATCATTTGTTTGTTATGTTTCCAATGATTTAGCAATACACAGAACAAAGCTTGAAAATGCAGATGATTTATATAAAAAGCATGCTGGGGACCTTTTACAACCCCCGCGAAAGGAACATGTTGATGAATTTCCACCACTAATCGCTCATGAATTTACGATTAAAGAAAGAAAAATGGATATAGTATTTTCTGGTTTAGGTTGGATAACTATAGATGAGCCAGGCTTAACAATTTGTGCGCATGTACCGAAAGGTGTGGGTGTATCAATTAGAAAGTCACTAATATAA
- the comER gene encoding late competence protein ComER, producing the protein MNVGIIGTGNMGKVLIEAFIESKALLPSKLCIFNRTIEKAEKIRINFPEITVTSDAEDVINQSDIIFICVKPLQIHPLLQQISPCLTHNKCLVSITSPISVHQIESMVNCQVARVIPSITNRAFSGISLISFGESCSQHYISYINYLFSNISEPVLIEEQVTRVASDIVSCGPAFFSYLIQRFIDAAANETEITREQATTLATGMIIGMGELLQKDIFTLQTLQEKVCVKGGVTGVGIAVLEKELGDMFEHLFQSTHDKFCEDIEDVHNQFI; encoded by the coding sequence ATGAATGTAGGGATTATCGGTACCGGAAATATGGGCAAGGTGTTAATTGAGGCATTTATTGAATCAAAAGCTCTATTACCATCAAAACTGTGTATATTCAATCGAACGATTGAAAAAGCAGAAAAAATTAGGATAAACTTCCCTGAAATAACAGTTACTTCTGATGCTGAAGATGTCATAAACCAGTCAGATATCATTTTTATTTGTGTTAAGCCACTACAAATTCACCCCCTTTTACAACAAATTTCACCTTGTTTAACACATAATAAATGTCTCGTTTCAATAACTAGTCCAATATCAGTACATCAAATTGAATCTATGGTAAACTGTCAAGTTGCAAGGGTTATTCCAAGTATTACAAATCGAGCGTTTTCTGGAATTTCATTAATATCCTTTGGCGAAAGTTGTAGCCAGCATTATATATCCTATATTAATTACTTATTTTCAAATATATCTGAACCCGTTCTCATTGAAGAACAAGTGACTAGAGTAGCATCTGATATAGTAAGCTGTGGACCAGCATTTTTCAGTTATTTAATACAGAGATTTATCGATGCGGCTGCAAATGAGACGGAGATTACGAGAGAGCAAGCAACTACTTTGGCGACAGGAATGATAATTGGGATGGGTGAGCTTTTACAAAAAGATATTTTCACTTTACAAACGCTTCAGGAGAAGGTATGTGTAAAAGGCGGTGTTACTGGGGTAGGTATCGCAGTATTAGAAAAAGAACTAGGCGACATGTTTGAACATTTATTTCAAAGCACCCATGACAAGTTTTGTGAAGATATAGAGGATGTTCATAACCAATTCATTTAA
- the sigK gene encoding RNA polymerase sporulation sigma factor SigK — protein sequence MTEILSALGYFIKELVFLVSHVKNNAFPQPLSPSEEKKYLQLMANGDEHARNILIEHNLRLVAHIVKKFENTGEDAEDLISIGTIGLIKAIESYSSGKGTKLATYAARCIENEILMHLRALKKTKKDVSLHDPIGQDKEGNEISLIDVLKSEAEDVIETIQLNMELEKIKEYIDILDEREREVIIGRFGLDLKKEKTQREIAKELGISRSYVSRIEKRALMKMFHEFYRAEKERGRK from the coding sequence GTGACAGAAATTTTATCTGCATTAGGTTATTTCATAAAGGAGTTAGTTTTTTTAGTATCACATGTAAAAAACAATGCCTTTCCACAACCGTTGTCTCCCTCTGAAGAAAAAAAATATTTACAGCTCATGGCGAATGGTGACGAACATGCAAGAAACATATTAATTGAACATAACTTACGTTTAGTTGCACATATTGTGAAAAAATTTGAAAACACTGGTGAAGATGCAGAAGATTTAATTTCCATCGGTACGATAGGTTTAATTAAAGCAATCGAGAGTTACTCTTCAGGAAAAGGAACAAAACTTGCGACATATGCAGCTAGATGTATTGAAAACGAGATACTTATGCATTTAAGAGCTTTGAAAAAAACTAAAAAAGATGTCTCACTTCATGATCCAATTGGGCAAGATAAAGAAGGAAATGAGATTAGCTTGATTGATGTATTAAAATCAGAAGCTGAAGACGTGATTGAAACGATTCAATTAAATATGGAGTTAGAAAAGATTAAAGAATATATCGATATACTGGATGAACGAGAAAGGGAAGTCATTATTGGACGGTTTGGTCTAGATCTAAAAAAAGAAAAAACTCAACGGGAAATTGCAAAAGAATTAGGTATATCTCGAAGCTATGTTTCTCGCATTGAAAAAAGAGCATTAATGAAAATGTTCCATGAATTTTATCGAGCTGAAAAAGAAAGAGGGAGAAAATAA
- a CDS encoding YqeG family HAD IIIA-type phosphatase, with protein MLRHFLPNEHVKSVLDIKAQHLQEKGIKGVITDLDNTLVEWDRPNATPRLIEWFKDMEESGIKVTIVSNNNEKRVKSFSDPLHIPFIFEARKPLKRAFGKAQKSMEILKEETVVIGDQLLTDILGGNRGGYHTILVVPVAQTDGFFTRINRKIERQLLAWMKRKGMLYWEE; from the coding sequence TTGCTTAGACATTTTCTACCTAATGAACACGTGAAAAGTGTATTAGATATTAAAGCGCAACACCTTCAGGAAAAAGGAATTAAAGGTGTGATAACGGATCTAGATAACACATTAGTGGAATGGGACCGTCCGAATGCAACACCGAGGTTAATTGAATGGTTTAAAGATATGGAGGAAAGCGGCATTAAAGTTACAATCGTTTCAAATAATAATGAAAAAAGGGTAAAATCTTTTTCAGATCCTTTGCATATTCCATTCATATTTGAAGCAAGGAAACCTTTAAAACGTGCATTTGGAAAAGCGCAAAAAAGCATGGAGATTTTAAAAGAAGAAACTGTTGTTATTGGAGATCAACTATTAACAGATATATTAGGTGGGAATAGAGGAGGCTATCACACGATTCTTGTCGTACCTGTTGCACAAACAGATGGTTTTTTCACTAGAATTAATCGTAAAATTGAAAGACAACTTTTAGCTTGGATGAAGCGAAAAGGCATGCTTTATTGGGAGGAATAA
- the aroE gene encoding shikimate dehydrogenase gives MTKLFGLIGCPVAHSLSPQMHNDAFANLEIDAKYQAFHVEPENLENAILGCKALQIAGFNVTIPHKVSIMKYLDDIDQLAEQIGAVNTVVNNNGRLIGYNTDGPGYVRALANMVTSQLNSKKILIIGSGGAARGIYFSLAKHGVQTIDICNRTMTTAVELVKQCQFDVQSSALTLHEAETRIHHYDIIINTTSVGMSPQTNAVPISTKNINKNHFVSDIIYNPLETKLLTEAQNNGAVVQNGVDMFVYQGALAFETWTSMFPNTDRMKNIVLNKLGGTTC, from the coding sequence GTGACAAAATTATTTGGACTAATTGGTTGTCCAGTTGCTCATTCATTGTCACCACAAATGCATAATGATGCTTTTGCTAATTTAGAGATAGATGCAAAGTATCAAGCGTTTCATGTTGAACCAGAAAATTTAGAGAATGCAATATTAGGGTGTAAAGCTCTACAAATTGCTGGTTTTAATGTTACAATACCACATAAAGTAAGTATCATGAAGTACTTAGATGATATTGATCAACTAGCTGAGCAAATAGGCGCTGTAAATACAGTTGTAAATAATAATGGAAGATTAATTGGATATAATACCGATGGACCAGGCTATGTTCGTGCTTTAGCTAATATGGTTACATCACAATTAAATAGCAAAAAGATATTAATCATTGGTTCAGGTGGAGCTGCTAGAGGGATCTATTTTTCACTCGCAAAACATGGAGTGCAGACCATAGACATTTGCAATCGAACGATGACTACCGCAGTAGAGTTAGTAAAACAATGTCAGTTTGATGTACAATCATCGGCGTTGACTTTACATGAAGCCGAAACACGCATACATCATTATGACATTATTATTAATACTACATCTGTAGGTATGAGCCCCCAAACCAATGCTGTACCTATAAGTACAAAAAACATTAATAAGAACCATTTCGTATCTGACATTATCTATAATCCACTTGAAACAAAATTGTTAACAGAAGCACAAAACAATGGAGCAGTGGTCCAAAACGGCGTAGATATGTTTGTTTACCAAGGCGCCCTAGCGTTTGAAACGTGGACCAGTATGTTTCCAAATACAGATCGCATGAAAAATATTGTGTTAAATAAACTAGGAGGAACAACATGCTAA
- a CDS encoding nicotinate-nucleotide adenylyltransferase: protein MKKVGIIGGTFDPPHNGHLLIANEVLDKLHLSEVWFLPTYTPPHKQHKYISSSEDRLKMLRLAIEDNRLFKLNTIEIDRQGVSYTYDTMKTLIEKYSDYKFYFIIGADMVEYLPKWYKINDLLKLVTFVGVKREQYDLNTNYPILQVVIPQFDVSSSLLQQRLKEGKTTHYLMPSKVRQYIAENRLYET from the coding sequence ATGAAAAAAGTAGGAATTATTGGTGGGACATTTGATCCTCCTCATAATGGACATTTATTAATAGCAAATGAAGTTTTAGATAAGCTACATTTATCAGAGGTCTGGTTTTTACCAACGTATACACCTCCACATAAACAACATAAATATATATCAAGTAGTGAAGATAGACTTAAGATGCTGCGACTCGCAATTGAAGATAACCGGTTATTTAAGCTAAATACGATTGAAATTGACCGACAAGGAGTATCATATACATATGATACAATGAAGACCTTGATTGAAAAGTATAGTGATTACAAGTTTTATTTCATTATTGGTGCTGATATGGTGGAATATTTGCCTAAATGGTATAAAATCAATGATCTACTGAAGTTAGTAACATTTGTAGGTGTCAAAAGGGAGCAATATGATTTGAACACGAATTACCCTATACTACAAGTAGTAATTCCACAGTTTGATGTTTCTTCTTCATTGCTGCAACAGAGATTAAAAGAAGGCAAGACGACTCACTATCTTATGCCGAGTAAGGTTAGACAATATATTGCGGAGAATAGGTTATATGAAACGTGA
- a CDS encoding sporulation histidine kinase inhibitor Sda: MKRLSDELLIQSYFKAMDLKLSNEFIHLIKLEINRRSLNNKIKIPS; encoded by the coding sequence ATGAAACGTTTATCAGATGAACTTTTAATTCAATCTTATTTTAAAGCGATGGACCTTAAACTTAGCAATGAATTTATCCATTTAATTAAACTCGAAATAAATCGTAGGTCATTGAACAACAAAATAAAAATTCCCTCATAA